Proteins encoded within one genomic window of Solibaculum mannosilyticum:
- a CDS encoding DNA alkylation repair protein, which translates to MPQSIREQLMALAEPDYRDFSAKLLPDHVKLLGVRLPHLRRLAKEIAKDDWREYLSSASDEFFEEVMLQGMVIGAAKTDLSESFHLISSFLPKIDNWSVCDSFCASLKPLAHQPDPLLDFIIPHLSSQEEFSVRFALVMLLDYFITPFYLDKVFACVNGVKHPGYYVKMAAAWCISICYIRFPEETLSFWENCGLDSFTYQKSIQKSLESKRVTGERREILLRLREKIRQS; encoded by the coding sequence CCAAGCTTTTGCCCGATCACGTCAAGCTCCTGGGAGTACGTTTGCCGCATCTGCGCCGTCTGGCCAAGGAGATTGCCAAAGACGATTGGCGGGAATATCTGAGTTCGGCCTCCGATGAATTCTTTGAGGAGGTCATGCTGCAAGGGATGGTAATCGGCGCTGCTAAAACCGATCTTTCTGAATCCTTTCATCTAATCTCATCCTTTTTGCCCAAGATCGACAATTGGTCGGTATGCGACAGTTTTTGCGCCAGTTTAAAACCACTTGCTCATCAGCCTGATCCCCTGCTGGACTTCATTATTCCCCATCTCTCCTCCCAGGAGGAATTCTCCGTACGGTTCGCTCTGGTCATGCTGCTGGACTACTTCATTACTCCCTTCTATTTGGACAAGGTATTTGCCTGTGTGAACGGTGTTAAACATCCGGGCTATTATGTTAAAATGGCGGCGGCTTGGTGTATCTCTATCTGTTACATCCGTTTTCCTGAGGAGACTTTGTCCTTTTGGGAAAACTGCGGTCTCGACAGTTTTACTTATCAGAAGTCTATCCAAAAATCCCTGGAATCCAAACGCGTCACCGGTGAACGTCGGGAGATTCTGCTGCGCCTCAGGGAAAAGATACGGCAGTCATAA
- a CDS encoding phenylacetate--CoA ligase family protein produces the protein MPNYYQPEIECASREQIRAWQDERLVQTVQRVYKNVPYYRDMMDKKGVTPDDIRSVDDLHKLPFLTKSDLRDAYPYGLMAAPLHDCVRIQSTSGTTGRRVVAFYTQHDIDLWDDCCARAIVAAGGTKDDVVHVCYGYGLFTGGPGLNGGSHKVGSLTLPMSSGNTDRQIQFMCDLGSTILCCTPSYAAYLGETICERGLQDQIKLKAGIFGAEAWTEEMRRDIEKKLNIKAYDIYGLTEISGPGVSFECCEQTGMHINEDHFIAEIINPVTGEVLPDGEKGELVFTSITKEAFPLIRYRTRDLCVLTREKCSCGRTHVKMSKPMGRSDDMLIVKGVNVFPSQIETVLLNQGYPANYQIVVSRENNSDRLEVQVEMTPEMFSDALSQVSAREKELVDALKAMLGIYAVVKLVAPKSIARSEGKAVRIIDKRNLY, from the coding sequence ATGCCAAACTATTACCAGCCCGAGATCGAATGCGCCTCTCGGGAACAGATCCGTGCATGGCAGGATGAACGTCTCGTGCAAACAGTGCAGCGGGTCTACAAAAATGTGCCCTATTATCGGGATATGATGGATAAAAAGGGCGTCACACCCGACGATATCCGCTCGGTGGACGATCTCCACAAGCTCCCCTTCCTCACCAAAAGCGATCTGCGGGATGCTTATCCTTACGGACTCATGGCAGCTCCTCTTCACGACTGCGTGCGCATCCAGTCCACCAGCGGCACCACCGGACGCCGTGTCGTGGCATTCTACACCCAGCATGACATCGATCTCTGGGACGACTGCTGTGCCCGCGCCATCGTGGCCGCAGGCGGCACCAAGGATGATGTGGTACACGTCTGCTATGGTTACGGCCTTTTCACCGGCGGCCCCGGCCTCAACGGCGGTTCCCATAAAGTGGGCTCTTTAACCCTTCCCATGTCCTCGGGCAACACCGACCGCCAGATCCAGTTTATGTGCGACTTGGGCTCCACCATCCTGTGCTGTACGCCCTCTTACGCCGCCTATTTAGGAGAAACCATCTGCGAACGCGGCCTTCAGGATCAGATCAAGCTCAAAGCCGGCATCTTCGGCGCCGAGGCCTGGACGGAAGAAATGCGCCGGGATATTGAGAAAAAATTAAATATCAAAGCATATGATATCTATGGGCTGACTGAAATTTCCGGCCCCGGCGTCTCTTTTGAGTGCTGTGAACAAACCGGCATGCACATCAATGAAGACCACTTCATCGCCGAGATCATCAACCCTGTCACCGGTGAGGTGCTGCCCGACGGCGAGAAAGGCGAATTGGTGTTCACCAGCATCACCAAGGAGGCCTTCCCCCTCATCCGCTATCGGACACGGGATCTGTGCGTCCTGACCCGGGAGAAGTGTTCCTGCGGACGCACGCATGTGAAAATGTCCAAACCCATGGGCCGCAGCGACGATATGCTGATTGTCAAGGGCGTCAATGTCTTCCCGTCCCAGATCGAGACGGTGCTGCTCAACCAGGGATATCCTGCCAACTACCAGATCGTGGTCAGCCGTGAGAATAACAGCGATCGCCTGGAGGTCCAGGTGGAGATGACGCCGGAGATGTTCTCCGACGCCTTGTCCCAAGTCTCGGCAAGGGAAAAGGAATTGGTGGATGCTCTCAAAGCTATGCTGGGCATCTATGCCGTGGTCAAGCTAGTGGCCCCCAAGAGCATCGCCCGCAGCGAGGGCAAAGCCGTACGCATCATCGACAAGCGAAATTTGTACTGA